The following coding sequences are from one Salvelinus namaycush isolate Seneca chromosome 23, SaNama_1.0, whole genome shotgun sequence window:
- the bbc3 gene encoding bcl-2-binding component 3 produces MARPQTESGVDHHGRGRQHSCRMEVQRPDTWPGGSNNPLQAAYPQSCQLLPNMDTQPRQGSPPPQPQREASPPPSAHPLDTTTRASTDPDRELQDTTARDPLPDLLPQRERSPQASPQHRESGVADPRLDNEVVERVANQLKRIGDDLNATILQRMGGIPQRQDWRGLCLGVLNFLSDTLSILYRLR; encoded by the exons ATGGCCCGCCCCCAGACGGAGAGTGGAGTGGACCACCATGGCCGTGGCAGACAACACAGCTGCCGCATGGAGGTCCAGCGGCCAGACACCTGGCCTGGTGGCAGCAACAACCCTCTCCAGGCTGCATACCCCCAGTCCTGCCAACTGCTCCCCAACATGGACACCCAGCCCAGGCAGGGCTCTCCGCCCCCCCAGCCTCAGAGAGAAGCCTCCCCACCCCCCAGTGCCCATCCACTGGACACCACCACAAGAGCAAGCACAG ACCCAGACAGAGAGCTCCAGGACACCACAGCCAGGGATCCCCTGCCTGACCTGCTGCCCCAGAGAGAGCGCTCTCCCCAGGCTTCTCCCCAGCACAGAGAATCTGGAGTAGCGGACCCGCGTTTGGACAACGAGGTGGTGGAAAGAGTGGCCAACCAGCTCAAGAGAATCGGTGACGACTTGAACGCTACGATCCTCCAGAGAATG ggtggcATCCCCCAACGGCAGGACTGGAGAGGCCTATGTCTAGGAGTCCTCAACTTCCTCTCGGATACCCTCAGCATTCTGTACCGACTGAGATAG
- the LOC120018308 gene encoding coiled-coil domain-containing protein 9-like — translation MSTVVDLKTKEEKDAALDRRIEALRKKNEALVRRYQEIEEDKKKAEQEGIAVKTHPPRKGRPHDGPPEGDRWRTEKENFTVTVDLSKPAGEKRVINDWKQGPPRDRRDSEEGYDPRPQGESPPRRASSGRLSRGGQRGGGSRQERREQRTDRPLADSRQSHDRPPREGRPPREERPPREDRGPSMEGPGEGPGRSERAPRRGRGGREREGGPPPQGGDRKSKEWEEKRRQNIEKMNEEMEKIAEYERGQRPAEGDKPIRNFLDDPRRSGPVPDMDRKEGSRRHVRNWGGVDFDNVKTGSELEKEWTSRRPGGPKGSMDMTMSMTGRERAEYLRWKKEREEIDEERLARHRNATGQWRREWDAQKIDGLFKEDPAVAVEGMLPDQGGRDDMKGPPKVPTFGDFLGQGRGPREGGRGRGQSYSMHDNRWEAEEEKEKEDKPKKEEKTWKEERKPKSPSSQNMEKSGDADEDEWEDASDEEDYDTDGDDDDEGEEEGRDGQSTKKAPRPETTALKPVATSPLPSTPPSATSPKEKRTPRPKVYIPSPQEAQNSPDGLKPLSPFSLLDGHQPVRDWGEEMEMQSPRSSMGESPPKPPSTDEGPAQVKVQEDSRNSSPSPNEKERDKRTVVVTAAPPEETLIQEKNPASSSLDPVSTPNDPPEKEKTTAIPPAQETPATPTEDEAPAAAPVLEADQSLSGLATAPETAPDTSEQSSSG, via the exons ATG TCTACAGTGGTGGATCTCAAGACAAAGGAGGAGAAGGATGCAGCGCTTGACAGACGGATCGAGGCTCTGCGCAAGAAGAATGAAGCTCTGGTCCGGAGGTACCAG GAAATAGAAGAGGACAAAAAGAAGGCGGAGCAGGAGGGTATTGCCGTGAAGACGCACCCACCCAGGAAGGGCCGCCCTCACGATGGCCCGCCAGAGGGAGACCGAtggaggacagagaaagagaacttTACTGTCACCGTAGACCTCTCCAAACCTGCAGGG GAGAAACGGGTGATCAATGACTGGAAACAAGGGCCACCGCGAGACAGGCGGGACTCTGAGGAGGGATACGACCCCAGACCCCAAGGTGAAAGCCCCCCGCGGAGGGCTTCGTCCGGGCGGCTCAGCAGGggtggacagagagggggaggatcacggcaggagaggagagagcaacgCACTGACAGACCCCTAGCAGACTCACGCCAGTCCCATGACAGACCACCAAGAGAGGGGAGACCACCAAGAGAGGAGAGACCACCAAGAGAGGACAGGGGTCCAAGCATGGAGGGGCCAGGAGAGGGCCCCGGCCGCAGTGAACGTGCCCCAcgcagaggaaggggaggaagagaaagagaaggaggaccACCACCACAAGGTGGTGACAGGAAGTCTAAG GAGTGGGAGGAGAAAAGGAGGCAGAACATTGAGAAGATGAACGAGGAGATGGAGAAGATTGCAGAGTATGAAAGAGGACAAAGG CCTGCCGAGGGAGACAAGCCCATCCGTAACTTCCTGGATGACCCGCGGCGCTCCGGCCCAGTCCCGGACATGGACCGCAAGGAGGGCAGCCGCCGACACGTCCGAAACTGGGGCGGTGTAGACTTTGACAACGTGAAGACAGGATCTGAGCTGGAGAAGGAGTGGACA aGTCGGAGACCAGGAGGCCCTAAGGGCTCCATGGATATGACCATGTCTATGACTGGCCGGGAGCGTGCCGAGTACCTCCGCTGGAAGAAGGAGCGTGAGGAGATTGACGAGGAGCGTCTGGCCAGGCACAGGAACGCCACGGGCCAGTGGAGACGGGAATGGGACGCCCAGAAGATTGACGGCTT GTTCAAGGAGGACCCAGCTGTGGCTGTGGAGGGCATGCTGCCAGACCAGGGAGGCAGAG ACGATATGAAGGGGCCTCCCAAGGTGCCAACGTTCGGAGACTTCCTGGGGCAGGGTAGAGGAcccagggagggggggaggggacgAGGACAAAGCTACAG CATGCACGATAACCGCTGGGAGgcggaggaggagaaagagaaggaagacaAACCCAAGAAGGAGGAGAAGACTTGGAAGGAGGAACGGAAGCCCAAATCTCCCTCATCACAAAAT ATGGAGAAGAGTGGTGATGCAGATGAGGATGAGTGGGAGGATGCCAGCGACGAAGAGGACTATGATACGGACGGGGATGACGAcgatgagggggaggaggaagggagagacggACAGTCCACGAAGAAGGCACCTCGCCCAGAAACCACAGCATTAAAGCCCGTCGCCACCTCACCCCTTCCCTCCACTCCCCCCTCCGCAACCAGTCCCAAAGAGAAGCGCACCCCGAGGCCCAAGGTCTACATCCCCTCCCCACAGGAGGCTCAGAACTCCCCCGATGGCCTCAAGCCCCTCAGTCCCTTTTCTCTCCTGGACGGCCACCAGCCGGTCAGAGACTggggggaggagatggagatgCAGTCACCCCGGAGCAGTATGGGGGAAAGCCCCCCAAAACCCCCCAGCACTGATGAGGGCCCTGCCCAGGTTAAAGTCCAAGAAGACAGCCGCAACTCCAGCCCCAGTCCCaacgagaaggagagagacaaacGGACAG TTGTGGTCACTGCTGCTCCACCAGAGGAGACTCTGATCCAGGAAAAAAACCCTGCATCATCATCATTAGATCCTGTCTCTACACCCAATGATCCCCCAGAGAAAGAGAAGACCACAGCCATTCCACCAGCCCAGGAGACACCTGCTACCCCCACAGAGG atgagGCCCCTGCCGCCGCTCCTGTCCTGGAGGCTGACCAGAGCCTGTCTGGGCTGGCCACAGCCCCAGAGACGGCCCCAGACACCTCAGAGCAGTCATCTTCAG GCTGA